The DNA region AGTTTAATTATTGTGTGATCTTTAACCGTTATACCATTACGACAATATAGCGCTAGACAATAAAGTAATAATTGTATAAAGAAGCGTCATTATCTCGCGTCAGATCTGATTTATAAATGAACTTGGACAATGTTTTCGCTTATTTTGAAATTAATTACTCGAGTCTCAGAAATATCACTCCAATTGCTCTGGCGATATTTATCCGACAGATCTATAAACTCACCAGATTGATTTAGATCAATTTTTATACTGCCATTTTCTGTGCTTTCGATCGAAAAGCCATCAGAACCCTTGTTTATTGTGATTTTTTCTGTTCCGATTGTTACATCACATCGTTGTTTTTGTGAACAATCCACAACGCTACTCGTCTCATAAGTAAAGGTTCTCCAGAAAAATGCACCAATTAAAAGACTGAGCATGATTAAGATTTGTGCAAGTCTTGCCTTTGTTAACTTTTGTGCAGCCATAATTCCTAATATCCTTGTTACAAACTTCAAACTTTTTAAATAAAAAATGATTTCCAGAGGCCTAGTAAGGTTACTACTCTGTCATTGAATTGTTAATTCAAGTATAGTGACTCGCTGAAAATGCCACTTTTTATTAAAGTCAGCAATGGAAATAAAGTGATGATAACACTTAAATTCTAGAGTTTACTTGGGTGGTGTTACGACGCAAGTCGTGTTGGAAGTAAAGTGTAGTTAATTAGAAATTGGAAGCATGCAAATGAGCCAAGTAAAGCAGCTTGAACAAAACTACAACTATACAGTCGTTCGCCAATTTACCCTTGTGACCATTTTATGGGGCATAGTTGGTATGGCTGTTGGTGTTTTGATTGCCGCTCAATTAGTTTGGCCACAGCTAAACTTTGATACGCCGTGGTTGACGTACAGTCGTTTACGTCCACTGCATACTAATGCGGTAATTTTTGCGTTTGGTACCAGTGCTCTGTTCGCAACATCTTATTATGTTGTTCAGCGCACCTGTCAAACACGTCTTTTTGGTGGCCCACTCGTTGCCTTCACCTTTTGGGGATGGCAAGCAATTATCCTAGCCGCAGCAATCACCCTACCTTTAGGTTTTACCTCAGGTAAGGAGTACGCTGAGTTAGAATGGCCTATTGATATCGCAATCGCGATTGTATGGGTATCTTACGCGGTCGTGTTCTTTGGGACATTGGTCAAACGTAATACCTCTCACATCTATGTGGCTAACTGGTTCTTCGGTGCCTTTATCCTCACAGTAGCAGTACTTCACATCGTGAACAGTATGGCTATCCCAGTATCACTTGGTAAATCTTACTCGATTTACTCCGGTGCCGTGGATGCGATGGTTCAATGGTGGTATGGACACAATGCGGTAGGTTTCCTACTGACCGCTGGTTTCCTTGGTATGATGTACTACTTCGTCCCTAAACAAGCTGAACGTCCTGTTTACTCTTACCGTTTATCTATTGTTCACTTC from Vibrio hyugaensis includes:
- the ccoN gene encoding cytochrome-c oxidase, cbb3-type subunit I gives rise to the protein MSQVKQLEQNYNYTVVRQFTLVTILWGIVGMAVGVLIAAQLVWPQLNFDTPWLTYSRLRPLHTNAVIFAFGTSALFATSYYVVQRTCQTRLFGGPLVAFTFWGWQAIILAAAITLPLGFTSGKEYAELEWPIDIAIAIVWVSYAVVFFGTLVKRNTSHIYVANWFFGAFILTVAVLHIVNSMAIPVSLGKSYSIYSGAVDAMVQWWYGHNAVGFLLTAGFLGMMYYFVPKQAERPVYSYRLSIVHFWALISLYIWAGPHHLHYTALPDWTQSLGMVMSLVLFAPSWGGMINGIMTLSGAWHKLRYDPILRFLIVSLSFYGMSTFEGPMMSIKTVNALSHYTDWTIGHVHSGALGWVAMVSIGSVYHLVPRLFGQERMYSVSLINVHFWLATIGTVLYIVAMWISGVMQGLMWRAVNSDGTLTYSFVESVEASYPFYFVRFLGGFIFLFGMFLMAYNTYKTVTAPKESLKAIPQPA